The genomic segment GTctacgagtaccactgcctgcgccgggatcAATCCCATgggagccggttgtacgcaccggattggcccgatggaatcctcatcggcaagggctgccgcctcagtgtacgtgttcgtatTTTTTCGtctcggagtgccttctccgcacgcttctggtccgtgccgggattgaaaagaaccccggaccctggtcctgttcggtttgccagaaccgccttcatcatcggtcggtgtcggtgaggtgtaaccggtgcatggagtgggtacatttccgttcttgctctggcctaacttctctacgggagtatagtcatactggctatgtcgcaaggtgctgtgcgaacatagccagcagtgggtcacaagcgtcgtcgtcgtcgccttcggcgtcctcgtcgtcggactatgtgaccccccgacctctcccgtacggcaatttatgcaacgacagcaccctagcgctactattgccaggccagtgccgggaagtgtatcgttcatgcagttaaactgcaacggactgcgtggcaagatcgatgagatcgtagattttatgagtcggaagatcGTATCGGTCGCATCGATCCAGGAgaaaaagctgaccaacacctgcagcttgcacagttgtcacggttacaatgtgctacgtaaggatcgctcaaggaatggaggtgggggattggccttcgttatacaccattccgtgcagtatagacctatctcgcctgcgcttgacgctagtgacccatacatggaatgtatgggggtagcagtcaggtctggtactgccgagatagagatatacaacgtgtatataccgccggttggtagctgtgtcccgattaatggccaggtttacaaccccgacataagtggattgctatctggccataatcgtctggttctggggaattttaatgcacatcacacgtcatggcattctcccctaggtaacgaccagcgtggcatagctttggcagaggagatagatagctccacgttttgcacggtgaatgaggatgcccccactaggattacgaggaggtgcagcagctcgccagacatctcaattgcatcccctgatctcctgagtgacgtatcctggcaagccgtcatctctttggggtcagaccacctccccattattctcaccatcgaccgaccacccgacttcataacctctgagcgccggacgttcatcaattataagaaggccgattggactggcttcagagagaataccaatcgccgcttcaatgaactgccacccccctctgatgtgcttgtggccgagaggaaatttcgagacatcatcaacgcagcagccgctcgctttataccagccggtcgaataccacaagtgcgacccaatttcccggcgcaagcagtggtactcgcagacgagcgtgatgggattcgtgctatggaccccgctaaccccagaatcaaggagctgaatctggaaataaatagggtagtcaacgaacataagcggaatttgtggctggaacacttggagtaatgtaacttaggcaccggtgcaggcaaactgtgggccactgttaagtctctctcgaaccccgccAGACGGGACGACagaacctcagtcacttttggcgagataaccgtgactgatccgaagagatgcgccaggttgttcaaccgtcaatttattgtgcatcccgagagagacagggcaaggaggagagccattcgccgtattcgtggtctccgagccgatgaacagccatcacaatttaccgtgggcgaagttacgaatgtcatccgtggcgccaaatcttcaaaggcgttgggccccgacggaatctctacattgatgctgaagaatctggattcacctggagttgagtaccttaccactgtccttaacctgtcattgaacactcttatagttcccgatgtgtggaaaatgggcagagtgatcccgctactgaagcctggaaaagacccgagtttgggggatttgtacagaccgatctctccttctctcaccagtggcaaagacgcttgaggcattactcctaccgagcctcgtaggagaatttccattcgccgggcATCAACATgaatttcggagactgcacagcacaacaacagctttgcatgccatcaccacacacatttgctgtggcttcaatcaacccaggccatgtgataggacggtcctcgtggcactggacctatcgaaggcattcgacacggtcagccatgccaaattatttgaggacatcgccaacacgtccctccaccCAGGCCTGAAacactgggtcgcgaattatcagtgtgatcgccagtcatttgtagaatttggggataagaagtcgaagcgcCGTAGAATCGAACAGGgaattccccaaggcggggtgatatctccggcactgtttaaccccTACCTATCCTCCAGGCAGATATagaaatcgtatcatatgcggacgattgtaagaCCATGGCATTAGGCCCCCCGCAAATTGTTGACaactgcgataggttgaacgtctacctgcCTCATATTTCGTTGCAAGAATTCTgaatatccgccaccaaatcttcagccacattgttcacaaaAAATACGCACGAGatgaataccgagctgactgtgatggtcgatggagaaatgattccgaccatcaagtgtcccaaaatacttggcgtcacatttgacagctcctacactttctccccacatgccacagcaatctgcaataaagtcaaaagtagaaacaaggtcctcaagtcactcgctggcagcacttggggtgcagacaaaaaaaccttgttgaccacgtacaaagcaattggccggtctgtggtaagttatgcagcgccagtgtggtcacgtcaactttgtgacacgcagtggaataatattcagatctgtcagaatgccgccctccgaactgcgacgggctgtctcctcagttctcacgtggacaacctccatcaggagacaaagatcctaccagtgcgaagacataactacatgctgtctaagcaataccttttgggctgttatcgcagaaaccatccaaatcatcatcttgtggataaatacccaccgcccagaagccttaaggtagatctacacgatctagagcgtgaggttcagcgctacaagagagaacctctagatcaagcgggtctgaacaacattcatgcagacacagtagcagacgcggtaattggctaccggatgaatgtagtccttggagaacgaccgccacccattgcacgcgaagaaatcgacctccccgacaaaccagagtggttccggctcaattacgttccggcagatgcagccgcctcaattcccacagagctaggattgatgccgacgtgcaagatgtatgtcccgattgtaaccagagaCCGCACggtacacgtcacctgtttaactgcccggccagacccactcgactcagacccagatccctgtggacgcaccccatcttagttgcggagttcctgggtctcgacactcaacagaatcaagcagacgaaagatagaatacaataaattgctacaacaacaacaacaacaacgacgacgacCCTTGTGATCCAATGTTCAGTATGACtgtactcccgtagtgatgtgagcccagagcaagatcggaaatgtacccactctatGTACCgtttacacctcaccgaccgatgatggaggcggttacGGCAAATCGAACAGTACCGGGGTCCAgcgttcttttcaatcccggcacggaccagaagcgtgcggagatgacactccgggatgtgcctccccctgacgaaaaaagacgaacacagGCACTGATAccgcccttgccgatgaaggattccattgaGTCAATTCGGtgagtacaaccggctgccatgggattgactatgttaggtgtatgtccatagtggcctttttcaacctaacctaatcttttTGAAATCAATGGTTTTAGTGCTAAGGCTACCATTGACATAAATTTATTTAGAAATGTCTACAACTTTTTGAttacaacaaatacaaattttgcccatgaacattccactaaggaacaggggcaaacttctcacatagcaatgagtgcagtccgattcaagttttaagctcaatgataaggggcctcctttttatagccgagtccgaacggggtgccacagtgcgacatctctttggagagaagttttacatggcatagtacctcacaaatgttgccagcattagcaaattttttctgtccgcgtcataggcggacatgttaacctctgcgccacggtggcctctttTTGATTAAGGGGGTCAATTTTCGTGGAATTGGccatgctttaatttttttgggggatttttAGAAATTCCCAGCTCTGTGAATTCTTCCAAAAGAAGTAAAACACTTTCGTTTCAACGTATctatgtatttaaaaaaaatattacattatCATTTATGAAAAATGTGTGATGAGGTGATTTCAATATGAAGGAAACAATTTGAGTTAAAAATTCCGGTTGCCATCACACACAATTTACATTAAGAGTAGTTAGTTGTAAACCTTCGTTATATGTATATCGAAGTATTTGTGTACTTCTAAGAGTAACATCTCCGTTTCACTTAAATTTCTGCTTGAATGTatttaattcataaaaaagACAAATTAATGTAGTATGTTATAATAAAAATCtatatgtaaataaataaacagcTTTTTAATTACAAGATTGATTATACAGCAAGCTGCTAGCAATAATCCTCAAGTCGGAGGCGGGCGCGCgtctattttaattttgtttgtaaaaaagaacacaatttgaataattttaaaCGTCCTTCAATTCTGGTGGCATTTCATTTTTGGGATGTTTATTCTCAAAGTGTTGTTTGTACGTCTTTGGATCAGGCATTTGAGacttgaaaagaaaataaatacacatattatatatattaagGGAATATCATGAAAGGTATATCTTTAAACTTACTTTACATACGGCACAAACATGCACAAGAGCTTTTTGGGCAGCTTTCTTTTGATCAGTAGCGCTATGTCCTTGTTGTTTCTTCATTTTAGCTTGTTTTTCCTGCGCTTTTGCTTGTGACTGAATCTTTTGGTGACCACGAGCCATTTTGTATGTTACCTGCAAATACGAAATGAAGGGGTACCTTAGTTCGTATATTATGAATATAAGCCAAATATTTAATACATGGTTTTTGTTGACGaaactattttaaaaattttgtctttggaacaCTTTCAAAACACATAATCTATATATTTCAAGTAGGCTCAACGCACATTTAGAAACTGTCACTGGGCAAGACTCAGCTTTTGGAATCGAAGATCTTATTAATATAATCATCAAAACAAAAACCTCCCAAGCCTTTCAATCAAAAATCcctaatttaatatatatttttattattataaaaaacgTTTCATTATGTTCATTAAATCCTCTAGGTCCTGTTACCTCcagattttatttgaatttaaataaGTCTTTGGAATTATATAAAATGTAAACTTTTGTTTGAAATAAAGAGAAATATTACTAATATAAAACACGTGTCGaccaaaattcaaagaaataagTGCTCCAAGGAGTTGTGGAAAATGACAAAGTAGATTAACAACAagtggcataggaaatgctagAATGCCCCAGATAGGTTTAGGTTACCTAGTGATAATAGTATTCCATGCgcattttatatattgggttgcccaaaaagtaattgcggattttttaaaagaaagtaaatgcatttttaataaatcttagaatgaactttattcatatatactttttttacacttttttccaaagcaagctaaaagtcagttaacagaagaaagaatgcaattacagagtcacaagctgtgaaaaaatttgtcaacgccgactatatgaaccacaactttgagatagtcagtaactttatctacctcggcaccgccgtaaccgaaacgaatgacaccagttttgagataaagcgaagaataatactggcaaacagatgctactttggattaagtaagcagtttaaaaacaaggccacctctcgacagacgaagactacactttacaagacactgatactacccgtgctgttacatGGTTCTAAAAGCATGggtgcttgtgaaagcagatgaggcagtgcttggagtatttgagagaaagattcttcgtaaaatatatggaccagtttgcattaacggaccagtttgcattaacggagcatagttacacgcattaaaatacaacggctgcgttggctaggtcatgttgtcagaatggatgaagaagctccagcaaagaagtcttttgaaggcaaacacggtggtacacgcaaaccgggaagaccaaaagcccgatggaaagatcaaagggagacacctcgaaacttggtgtcagagattttagaatgagcgcagaagatcgaggcgcttggaacgctattctacgttcggttagtggaagaaatgttctgtcatacccaattaaagtaagtaagtaattaaTTAGTCAATTGTCAATAAAAACCTAATCCAGTATCACAGAACATATTTTCACTTTAAGCTATTGCGGCCGAGTGTTGTAGTTTGGTGTTGTCTTTGTCCTCTTTGGTGTTGATTGACATTTGTATTCGTTTTGTAATAATCTTATGCAGGAATATTAGCGATCTAATTCGGAGAAGAGCATTAAAACCAACCCCATAAAGAGCATCACAGATGAAAAATATGCTGAGTTCTCTAGTTCTAGACATAGCGCAAAATGTTGCTAAATGTTTCGTTTAATTTTCGCTGGCTTGATGAGTCGCAATTAGCGAAAAGTTCACATCCATATATCAAAACGGGAACCAGGAAGATTTTCGCTAAAAGGGCTCGGATTTTAATTGGAGTGAAGGAGCGTGTGGCCCATAGTGTACGCAGCATCGTATATGCTTTACCGACAATGACATTAACACGATCAGATCCACATAATGCCTTGTTAATAAATATTCTGATAGTTTATGACTATATCCGGAACTTGCATCGAGAAGTGCTTATTTTTATGGTCATCTATACTTCTGGGAATTTAAAAGAAGTCCATTCGCCGTAGCACACTTATACATTCGGGAAAGGTCTTCGTTGAGTTTCTTTATGCATTCACTAAACTTATGAACGGAATATATTTGCACGTCGTCTACATACATCTTAACTTTGCTGCGAAGTGGAAGATCATTTGCGTATAACGAAAACAGTAACGCTCCGATTATCGAACCTTGTGCAACTCCTTTAGGCACTAACAAAGGCCTAGATCTCGTGTTGCCTACGCATATGGATTGATAACGGTTGCTGAGATAAGATGCTATAAGACTGGTCGATGTATAAGAAAACCTAAAAAAATTCCGTAATTTCATGCAAGATTTAGATTTTGGAATTGGTATAATTTTGGATTGTTTCCGTATGTGGGATATATGCTTGAGGTCAGAATAGGATTGAAGAAGTGTGTGAAGTGGGGTAGAAGTTGTGGTAGCACAATCCTTAAAAACTTAAGGTCAATATCATCGAAGCCGATGGCATTAGATTTTACAAGTGAACAACTATTTAGTACTTCATCAGGTGTAACACATCTGAACTCAAATCTATTATCAATGTCTTCCCTTGCCCACtgtcaaaacaaacaaaaggctCGTTTAATTTATCTATATCTCCCTGGAAGTAATTAAGAGACATCGATTTTTCAATTCCGATATCTTTTATTACTTTCAATTACTTTCAATCAACTTTTGGAGTCTATGGCGGAACTAAATCTGCTGTAGAAGTATTCAGTTTTCGCAGCATTTATAAATTTGTTAACTCACTTTCTTTCCGAGCAAAATTCCTCATAAAGCTCCGAAGTCTTAAAACGCTTCCATCTGTAGTACGCCTGATCCGTTATTTATAAGGCATAAGCAATAAAAATGAGGTCGTGTTTTGATAAACGTGGGACCGAAATTTGATCATAAATTAAGATATTGGAggcattattaataaaaaaaaagattcaaaAGTGTTGATAGTTGGCGAGAAATATGTGGGGTTTTTGTGTTAAGCAGTAGAGAGACCTAAGGTCAAAATCTACCAGGATATTGGAGTTGAAGTCACCTGCAATAACATCGTCATAACCCAAGGTCACGCCCTCTAAAATTTCATAAAGCTGTTGTAAATCAATTGTATTATTCGGTCGATAAATGcagccaattaaaattttttttagaattcgatatggtttcaacaaaaaCATGTTCGATCTTATCACCCGAACTAGATTTATTCCAATTGGGATTCATGGCGTGGATGATATAGGGCCAGGTTCAGGCCCAAGAGTTCCAAACGACGTCTGCTTATAAAACGGTTTGCCGGTCAGTAGGTCGAAGAAGAAGAACGATAAGTGAAGGTGGAACAGGGAGCTAAGAGGACTCAGGAAAGATGCGAGAAGGGCATTGAATGCGGCAAGTGGTAATGGTGACCGGGATTTATGGGAAGTTTATAAGGATAAGTTCAGAATTTATAAGAAGGC from the Stomoxys calcitrans chromosome 1, idStoCalc2.1, whole genome shotgun sequence genome contains:
- the LOC106094374 gene encoding zinc finger protein 706-like — translated: MARGHQKIQSQAKAQEKQAKMKKQQGHSATDQKKAAQKALVHVCAVCKSQMPDPKTYKQHFENKHPKNEMPPELKDV